One region of Chlamydia psittaci 6BC genomic DNA includes:
- a CDS encoding M20/M25/M40 family metallo-hydrolase, with translation MNNDLNYFESHYQKLLKEFSDFLHFRSISADPSCLSNCESCAAFLVDNLKDIFSIELWEKPGHPPIIYATYREAGSTAPTLLLYNHYDVQPADMADGWLADPFTMRKKGEHLIARGASDNKGQCFYTWKALEHYYQSRKGFPANITWIIEGEEESDSPALKAFLEEKKEQLQADYFLIVDGGFSSAKAPAVSIGARGLAIMKITLEEGQKDMHSGIFGGIAYNVNRALAEMLASLHHKDNSIAVEGFYDDVVLPEESERSDNPKSNLLKDGEKSLGFRPTLYSPATTVEEALSIYPTLDINGISGGYTGPGFKTVIPYKATAYLSCRLVPKQDPQKTVKQVIQHLEKLVPPTLKFSYEIFEGSPGWRSSPNLPIVLALQEIYSQLYHQPCLRVFMEATIPIASLLGAISKTEPIICGTSYVSDAIHAAEENFSLEQMRNGFLSICLLLDKLAKAQKSTL, from the coding sequence ATGAACAATGATCTCAATTATTTTGAAAGTCATTATCAAAAATTACTCAAGGAATTTTCAGATTTTCTTCACTTTCGTTCTATATCTGCAGATCCTAGTTGTCTATCCAACTGTGAAAGCTGCGCTGCTTTCTTAGTTGACAATCTTAAAGATATATTCTCAATAGAATTATGGGAAAAACCGGGCCACCCTCCTATAATTTATGCTACTTACCGTGAAGCAGGTTCAACAGCCCCCACCCTACTTCTCTACAATCATTACGATGTACAACCCGCGGATATGGCAGATGGATGGTTAGCCGATCCTTTTACAATGAGAAAAAAAGGAGAACATCTGATTGCTCGAGGAGCTTCCGATAATAAAGGGCAGTGTTTCTATACCTGGAAGGCTCTTGAACACTATTATCAATCCAGAAAAGGGTTCCCGGCAAACATTACCTGGATCATTGAGGGAGAAGAAGAAAGCGACAGCCCTGCATTAAAGGCTTTTCTTGAAGAGAAGAAAGAGCAATTACAAGCTGATTATTTCCTAATTGTTGACGGAGGTTTTTCTTCTGCAAAAGCTCCTGCTGTTAGTATAGGCGCTCGAGGTTTAGCAATTATGAAAATCACCTTAGAAGAAGGCCAGAAAGATATGCACTCAGGCATTTTTGGTGGTATTGCCTATAACGTAAATAGGGCTTTAGCAGAAATGCTGGCATCACTACACCACAAGGATAATTCTATCGCTGTAGAAGGTTTTTATGATGACGTTGTTCTTCCTGAAGAGAGTGAGCGCAGTGACAATCCGAAAAGCAATCTTTTAAAAGATGGGGAAAAAAGTTTAGGATTTCGTCCTACTCTATATTCTCCAGCAACAACTGTAGAAGAAGCTTTGAGTATTTATCCTACTTTAGATATCAATGGTATCTCTGGAGGTTATACAGGACCGGGATTTAAAACAGTCATTCCTTATAAAGCGACTGCTTATCTTTCTTGCAGGTTAGTTCCTAAACAGGATCCTCAGAAAACAGTAAAGCAAGTTATCCAGCATTTAGAAAAACTCGTTCCCCCTACATTGAAATTCTCTTATGAGATCTTTGAGGGTTCTCCGGGATGGAGAAGTTCTCCCAATTTACCCATTGTTTTAGCTTTACAAGAGATTTACTCCCAACTGTATCACCAGCCGTGTCTGAGAGTATTTATGGAAGCTACTATTCCTATAGCTTCATTATTAGGTGCCATCTCAAAAACAGAACCGATTATTTGCGGCACATCTTATGTAAGTGATGCCATTCATGCTGCAGAAGAAAACTTCTCCCTAGAGCAAATGCGCAACGGTTTCCTTTCTATTTGTCTTCTTTTAGATAAATTAGCAAAAGCACAAAAAAGCACTCTCTAA
- a CDS encoding DegQ family serine endoprotease — protein sequence MTKKPIHVLLATAMFLSISTLSPLGFAAVKKDSRIAEVPQEVLLKEISGGFSKVAEQATPGVVYIESFPKCNRPVHPVPGRRGPYDNPFDYFNDEFFNRFFGLPTQKERPMSKEAVRGTGFIVSPDGYVVTNNHVVEDAGKIHVTLHDGQKYPAKVIGLDPKTDLAVIKINANKLPHLTFGNSDNLKVGDWAIAIGNPFGLQATVTVGVISAKGRNQLHIADFEDFIQTDAAINPGNSGGPLLNIDGKVIGVNTAIVSGSGGYIGIGFAIPSLMAKKIIDQLISDGQVIRGFLGVTLQPIDAELAACYKLDKVYGALITDVVKGSPADKAGLKQEDVIIAYNGREVESLSAFRNAISLMNPDTRVLLKVVREGQVLEIPVIVSQAPQDDGVSALNRVGIRVQNLNPETAKKLGMTPDSKGVLIISVEAGSVASSSGIAPGQLILAVNRQKVSSVEELNTVLKDGNNESILLMVSQGEVIRFVVLKPED from the coding sequence ATGACGAAGAAGCCAATACATGTATTATTAGCCACAGCAATGTTTTTAAGTATTTCTACGCTTTCTCCTTTAGGATTTGCTGCTGTGAAAAAAGATTCGCGGATAGCAGAAGTCCCTCAAGAAGTGCTGCTGAAGGAGATTTCTGGAGGTTTTTCTAAGGTCGCTGAACAAGCAACACCTGGTGTTGTGTATATCGAAAGCTTTCCTAAGTGTAACCGTCCTGTGCATCCTGTTCCTGGGCGTAGGGGACCTTACGATAATCCTTTTGATTATTTCAATGATGAATTCTTCAATCGTTTCTTCGGTTTGCCCACACAAAAAGAGCGTCCGATGTCGAAAGAGGCTGTTCGTGGTACAGGATTTATAGTTTCTCCAGATGGGTATGTCGTCACTAACAATCACGTAGTTGAAGATGCCGGAAAGATTCATGTTACCCTGCATGACGGTCAGAAATATCCTGCTAAGGTTATCGGTTTAGATCCTAAAACTGATTTAGCAGTGATTAAAATCAATGCGAACAAGCTTCCACATCTTACCTTTGGAAATTCTGATAATTTGAAAGTGGGGGATTGGGCAATAGCGATTGGGAATCCTTTCGGCTTACAAGCTACAGTTACCGTAGGAGTGATTAGTGCTAAAGGAAGGAATCAGCTGCATATAGCCGATTTCGAAGATTTTATTCAGACAGATGCAGCTATTAATCCCGGAAATTCTGGAGGTCCTCTTCTTAATATCGATGGGAAGGTAATTGGAGTGAATACGGCTATTGTTAGCGGTAGTGGAGGTTACATCGGTATTGGTTTCGCTATCCCTAGTTTAATGGCTAAGAAGATCATCGATCAATTGATTAGCGACGGTCAGGTAATTCGTGGGTTCCTGGGAGTTACTCTACAACCTATAGATGCTGAATTGGCGGCTTGCTATAAACTAGATAAAGTTTATGGAGCTTTGATTACAGATGTCGTTAAAGGGTCACCAGCAGATAAGGCAGGATTAAAGCAAGAAGATGTAATCATTGCTTACAATGGTAGAGAAGTAGAATCTCTTAGTGCATTCCGCAATGCCATTTCCCTGATGAATCCTGATACAAGAGTATTACTAAAAGTAGTTCGTGAAGGACAGGTTTTGGAAATTCCTGTTATAGTTTCTCAAGCTCCTCAGGACGACGGTGTCTCTGCTTTAAATCGCGTGGGTATCCGAGTGCAAAATCTCAACCCAGAAACTGCTAAGAAATTGGGAATGACTCCTGATAGTAAAGGTGTGCTGATTATTTCTGTCGAAGCAGGTTCTGTCGCTAGTTCTTCAGGTATAGCTCCGGGACAGCTTATCCTCGCCGTCAATAGACAAAAAGTTTCTTCAGTAGAAGAACTGAATACTGTTTTAAAGGATGGAAATAATGAAAGCATCCTCCTAATGGTTTCACAAGGAGAGGTAATTCGCTTCGTAGTATTAAAACCAGAAGACTAG
- the sucD gene encoding succinate--CoA ligase subunit alpha, with protein MFCSLSKNTPIITQGITGKAGSFHTEQCLAYGSNFVGGVTPGKGGTKHLNRPVYDSVLEAKQATNCRATMIFVPPAYAAEAIIEAEDAGIELIVCITEGIPVKDMLEVSHVMQYSSSRLIGPNCPGIIKPGVCKIGIMPGYIHLPGSVGVVSRSGTLTYEAVWQLTQRSIGQSLCIGIGGDPLNGTSFIDVLEEFQNDPQTELILMIGEIGGSAEEEAAEWIQAYCTKPVIAFIAGETAPKGKRMGHAGAIISGNSGDAKSKKEALRRAGVCVVESPALIGETVETLLRSL; from the coding sequence ATGTTTTGCTCATTAAGTAAAAACACCCCGATTATCACTCAAGGAATCACAGGAAAAGCCGGCTCGTTTCATACAGAGCAATGCCTTGCATATGGATCAAATTTCGTAGGAGGAGTCACTCCTGGGAAAGGAGGGACAAAACATCTAAATCGTCCTGTATATGATTCTGTATTAGAAGCAAAACAAGCAACGAATTGTCGCGCAACAATGATATTTGTCCCTCCTGCTTATGCTGCAGAAGCGATAATTGAAGCTGAGGATGCAGGAATCGAGCTGATTGTTTGCATTACAGAAGGTATCCCTGTCAAAGATATGCTCGAAGTGAGCCATGTGATGCAATATAGCTCTTCCCGATTGATAGGTCCTAATTGCCCAGGAATTATAAAGCCCGGTGTATGTAAAATTGGTATCATGCCAGGATATATCCACCTTCCCGGGAGTGTAGGTGTCGTTTCAAGATCAGGAACATTAACTTATGAAGCTGTTTGGCAACTCACTCAACGGAGTATAGGACAAAGCTTATGCATAGGTATAGGTGGAGACCCTTTAAACGGGACTTCGTTTATTGATGTTCTAGAAGAATTTCAAAATGATCCTCAAACAGAACTCATATTGATGATTGGAGAAATAGGAGGTAGCGCTGAAGAAGAAGCTGCCGAATGGATCCAAGCTTACTGTACCAAACCTGTTATCGCGTTTATTGCTGGGGAAACCGCTCCTAAAGGAAAGCGTATGGGTCACGCTGGAGCTATTATTTCTGGAAATTCTGGAGATGCTAAAAGTAAGAAAGAAGCTTTGAGAAGAGCCGGAGTTTGTGTTGTTGAATCTCCAGCTTTAATTGGAGAAACTGTAGAAACCTTATTACGCTCTCTATAA
- the sucC gene encoding ADP-forming succinate--CoA ligase subunit beta, with product MHLHEYQAKDLLASYNIAIPPYRVASSVEEGRHTLNELGISAGVVKVQVHAGGRGKNGGVIVAKSPDEILAAVDKLLRMRFTSNQTSGEALPVEKVLITPLVNIATEYYLAVIMDRKNRCPAIMLSRAGGVDIEEVAQKYPDQLLTIPLTPFARIYNYQLRQMIKFMGWEGDTGKQGVQLIKSLVQCFYDNDASLLEINPLVLTQEGDLLVLDAKVTIDDNALYRHPKLEVLYDPSQENVRDVLAKQIGLSYIALDGNIGCLVNGAGLAMSTLDILKIHGGSAANFLDVGGSATEQQIQEAVSLVLSDENVEVLFINIFGGIMDCSAVASGLVAVMQTRENLIPTVVRLEGTNVELGKEIVQRSGIPCKFTDSLNTGAQLAVALSK from the coding sequence ATGCACCTTCATGAATACCAAGCTAAAGACCTCTTAGCCTCTTATAATATAGCTATTCCTCCTTATCGTGTAGCCTCGTCTGTTGAAGAAGGTAGACATACGCTCAATGAGTTAGGAATCAGCGCAGGTGTGGTTAAAGTACAAGTACATGCTGGAGGTAGGGGGAAAAACGGTGGTGTCATTGTTGCGAAATCTCCTGATGAGATTCTTGCAGCTGTGGATAAATTGTTACGCATGCGTTTTACCAGTAATCAAACTTCTGGAGAAGCTTTACCTGTAGAGAAAGTTCTGATCACACCCTTAGTGAATATTGCTACTGAGTATTACCTAGCAGTAATCATGGATAGGAAAAATCGCTGCCCAGCGATTATGTTATCGAGAGCCGGAGGTGTTGATATTGAAGAGGTAGCTCAAAAATATCCTGACCAATTGCTTACTATACCCCTGACTCCTTTTGCTCGTATATATAATTATCAACTTAGACAGATGATTAAATTTATGGGTTGGGAAGGCGATACAGGGAAACAAGGCGTACAGCTGATTAAAAGTCTTGTTCAATGTTTCTATGATAATGACGCTTCTTTACTGGAAATTAATCCTTTAGTGCTTACTCAAGAAGGAGATCTTCTTGTACTAGATGCTAAAGTCACTATTGATGATAACGCCTTATACCGTCATCCAAAACTTGAAGTATTGTACGACCCTTCTCAAGAAAATGTTCGTGATGTACTTGCTAAGCAGATAGGACTTTCCTACATTGCTCTAGATGGCAATATTGGGTGCTTAGTTAATGGTGCCGGATTAGCTATGAGCACATTAGACATTCTTAAGATTCATGGAGGATCTGCAGCAAATTTCCTTGATGTAGGCGGGAGCGCTACGGAACAACAAATTCAGGAAGCCGTATCTTTAGTGCTATCAGACGAAAATGTAGAGGTTCTTTTTATCAATATTTTCGGTGGCATTATGGATTGTTCTGCAGTTGCCTCGGGACTTGTTGCTGTGATGCAAACTAGGGAAAATCTCATTCCTACAGTAGTGCGTTTAGAAGGAACAAATGTAGAACTTGGCAAAGAAATTGTACAGCGTTCAGGAATCCCCTGTAAATTTACCGATTCCTTAAATACGGGCGCACAGCTTGCTGTAGCATTAAGTAAATAA
- the ftsY gene encoding signal recognition particle-docking protein FtsY, whose product MFKFFSSKIQSLFKKTLSPDLLEFTESLFYEADFGSDLTEELCSRLRKCRKPDASTVKDLVSSLLRETLDNLPHVEPCQGQAPMVSLILGTNGSGKTTTVAKLAHYHMSRSEKVMIVATDTFRSAGMDQMRCWADKLGCGFVSGKPGGDPAAIAYDGIASAMSRGYDRVLIDTSGRLHTHTNLLNELSKIVSVCNKIHPGSPHERLMTIDATLGGNVIEQVRVFHDAIPLSGLILTKVDGSAKGGTLFRVAKQLKIPTKFVGYGELIGDLEEFHIDRFLAKLFP is encoded by the coding sequence GTGTTCAAGTTCTTTAGTAGCAAGATTCAGTCTCTATTTAAAAAAACTCTCTCCCCCGATCTTTTAGAATTTACGGAAAGTTTGTTTTATGAAGCAGATTTTGGATCAGATCTTACTGAAGAGTTGTGTTCTCGTTTGCGCAAATGTCGTAAACCAGATGCGTCTACTGTTAAAGATCTAGTTTCCTCATTACTTCGTGAAACTCTAGACAACTTACCTCATGTAGAACCTTGTCAAGGACAAGCTCCTATGGTTTCTTTGATATTGGGAACAAATGGTTCGGGGAAAACCACAACTGTGGCTAAACTTGCCCACTACCACATGTCTCGATCAGAGAAAGTTATGATTGTTGCCACGGATACTTTCCGTAGTGCTGGCATGGATCAGATGCGTTGTTGGGCAGACAAATTAGGTTGTGGATTCGTATCAGGGAAGCCTGGCGGCGATCCTGCTGCTATTGCTTATGACGGCATTGCTTCTGCTATGTCTCGAGGTTACGACCGTGTACTTATTGATACTTCAGGTCGTTTGCACACGCATACCAACTTACTCAATGAATTATCAAAAATTGTTTCAGTATGTAATAAAATACACCCAGGGTCTCCGCACGAACGACTCATGACTATAGATGCGACTTTGGGAGGAAATGTTATTGAGCAGGTACGAGTTTTCCATGACGCCATTCCTCTATCGGGACTCATCCTAACCAAAGTTGATGGTTCTGCTAAAGGCGGGACATTATTTCGTGTGGCAAAACAATTAAAGATCCCTACAAAATTCGTCGGCTACGGCGAACTTATAGGGGACCTTGAAGAGTTTCATATAGATAGGTTCTTAGCAAAGCTTTTCCCTTAA
- a CDS encoding Bax inhibitor-1/YccA family protein: protein MGLYDRDYAQESRLPGTFTSRVYGWMTAGLAVTTFVSLGLYFSGMYRSLFSFWWVWCIATLGVSFYINAKIHKLSVPAVMGLFLAYSALEGLFFGTLVPVYAAQYGGGIVWAAFGSAGLIFGLSAAYGAFTKSDLTQMSSILMFALIGLMLVSVIFGVASLFVYMPLFYLLICYLGLAIFVGLTVVDAQAIRRAAQNVGNDGDLSYKLSLIMALKMYCNVIMIFWYLLQIFSSSKRN from the coding sequence ATGGGACTATACGATCGCGATTATGCACAGGAATCTCGTTTGCCGGGAACGTTTACATCCAGAGTATATGGTTGGATGACTGCGGGTCTTGCTGTCACGACTTTTGTATCATTAGGATTATACTTTTCTGGAATGTATAGAAGTTTATTTTCGTTCTGGTGGGTTTGGTGCATCGCTACTCTTGGAGTATCGTTCTACATCAACGCGAAGATTCATAAGCTTTCTGTTCCTGCAGTTATGGGACTTTTCTTAGCATATTCCGCTTTGGAAGGTTTGTTTTTTGGAACTTTAGTTCCTGTATATGCCGCACAATATGGTGGAGGTATTGTTTGGGCTGCTTTTGGATCCGCCGGTTTGATTTTCGGTTTGTCGGCAGCTTATGGAGCTTTTACTAAAAGTGATCTCACACAGATGAGTAGCATTTTGATGTTTGCTCTGATTGGTTTGATGTTGGTTTCCGTTATATTCGGGGTGGCTTCTTTATTTGTTTATATGCCGCTGTTCTACCTATTAATTTGCTATTTAGGATTAGCCATTTTTGTAGGATTAACTGTCGTAGACGCGCAAGCTATCCGTAGAGCAGCTCAAAATGTAGGCAATGATGGCGATTTAAGCTATAAGCTATCTTTAATCATGGCATTAAAGATGTATTGCAATGTGATTATGATATTTTGGTACCTTCTGCAAATTTTCTCTTCCTCAAAAAGAAACTAA
- a CDS encoding aromatic amino acid transport family protein yields the protein MSSKVLGGSLIIAGTAIGAGVLAVPVLTAYSGFLPTTLLYVLSWLFSMASGLCLLEVMTWCKDKQQVNMLSMAQYTLGDIGKILMWLVYLFLFYSLLIAYFCEGGNILFRIFGCQGLDIPWIRHGAPLAFAILICPTLMMGTKVIDYCNRFFVFGLAVAFAVFCILGVLALQPGLLLRGSWVRSLDGLSILFLSFGFQSVVPSLYYYMDRKVKDVKKAIVIGSLIPLTLYVIWEGLVLGVIPLDFLIKAQENGFTAVEAMKNSLQCSMFYVAGEFFGFFALVSSFLGVALGVMDFLVDAFQWSKKKHGFSIFFLTFIVPLAWSMCYPEIVLKCLNYAGGIGAALIIGVFPVLMVWKGRYGKRHYQGKHLVPGGKFILLLMLLVIVINLASLYYKF from the coding sequence ATGTCTAGCAAGGTCTTGGGTGGTTCCCTTATTATTGCGGGGACAGCCATAGGTGCTGGTGTGTTAGCAGTTCCTGTATTAACAGCATATTCAGGATTTCTTCCTACAACTCTTCTTTATGTTCTTTCCTGGCTGTTTTCTATGGCGTCTGGACTTTGCCTTCTTGAAGTTATGACATGGTGTAAGGATAAGCAACAGGTCAACATGTTATCTATGGCACAATATACCCTAGGGGATATTGGGAAGATTTTGATGTGGCTTGTGTATCTATTCCTCTTCTACTCTCTCTTGATTGCTTACTTTTGTGAGGGAGGGAATATTTTATTTCGTATTTTTGGCTGTCAAGGATTGGATATTCCCTGGATACGTCATGGGGCTCCTTTGGCATTTGCAATTTTGATTTGTCCTACTTTAATGATGGGAACAAAAGTTATCGATTATTGTAACCGGTTTTTTGTTTTTGGATTAGCCGTTGCTTTTGCAGTATTTTGCATTTTAGGTGTTTTAGCATTGCAACCCGGACTACTTTTACGTGGTTCCTGGGTGCGCTCCTTAGATGGATTATCCATCCTTTTCCTGTCCTTTGGTTTCCAAAGTGTAGTCCCTTCGCTGTACTACTACATGGATAGAAAAGTTAAAGATGTAAAAAAAGCAATCGTTATCGGGAGTTTGATCCCCTTAACCTTATATGTAATTTGGGAAGGACTGGTTTTAGGAGTTATCCCATTAGATTTTCTTATAAAAGCTCAGGAAAATGGATTCACAGCTGTAGAAGCTATGAAAAATTCATTACAGTGTTCTATGTTTTATGTTGCAGGGGAATTCTTTGGTTTCTTTGCTTTGGTTTCTTCATTTTTAGGTGTAGCTTTAGGAGTTATGGATTTCCTAGTTGACGCTTTTCAATGGAGCAAGAAAAAACATGGTTTCTCTATTTTCTTTTTAACTTTTATTGTCCCTCTAGCATGGTCGATGTGCTACCCTGAGATTGTTCTCAAATGTCTCAATTATGCCGGAGGTATAGGCGCGGCTTTAATTATAGGAGTATTTCCTGTACTTATGGTCTGGAAGGGGCGCTATGGGAAAAGACACTACCAAGGAAAGCATTTAGTCCCAGGAGGGAAGTTTATTTTATTATTAATGCTCTTGGTAATAGTAATTAATTTAGCTAGTCTTTATTATAAATTTTAA